Proteins from one Doryrhamphus excisus isolate RoL2022-K1 chromosome 19, RoL_Dexc_1.0, whole genome shotgun sequence genomic window:
- the si:ch211-10a23.2 gene encoding galectin-related protein A-like, translating into MATGWRQNQSSLASPLKAATLRHTLSGMEDCTDKKANGEYIGEIKGGLRPSMKLVVMGIVDKKPKSMEVVVSSKPQRDEDEEESESEEREGDVGLQLKVSFPDKAVQRNARLAGKWGRAENILSFFPFAPGEPFKMEIVCEHQQFRILVDGQPLCGFSHRLPQLDSLTALRVFGDVHLTKVA; encoded by the exons ATGGCAACAGGCTGGAGGCAGAACCAGTCCTCCTTGGCATCCCCTCTCAAAGCCGCCACACTGCGTCACACCCTGAGTGGAATGGAGGACTGCACGGACAAAAAAGCCAAT GGGGAGTACATCGGAGAGATAAAGGGCGGTCTGCGGCCTTCCATGAAGCTGGTGGTGATGGGAATCGTGGATAAGAAACCCAAGAG cATGGAAGTGGTGGTGTCCAGTAAGCCGCAGAGAGACGAAGATGAGGAGGAGTCGGAGTCGGAGGAGCGAGAGGGCGACGTGGGTCTCCAGTTGAAGGTCAGCTTCCCGGACAAGGCCGTGCAGCGTAACGCCCGATTGGCTGGGAAGTGGGGTCGTGCTGAAAACATCCTCTCCTTCTTCCCGTTTGCACCCGGAGAGCCCTTTAAG ATGGAGATCGTTTGCGAGCACCAGCAGTTTCGCATCCTGGTGGACGGCCAGCCTCTGTGCGGCTTCAGCCATCGTCTTCCTCAGCTGGACAGCCTCACCGCCTTGCGGGTCTTTGGGGACGTGCACCTCACCAAGGTGGCGTGA